The Cloeon dipterum chromosome X, ieCloDipt1.1, whole genome shotgun sequence genome includes a window with the following:
- the LOC135944997 gene encoding uncharacterized protein DDB_G0284459-like isoform X1: MATRTAVVTNKPNTADLADKNKRLAYNMYRGMLTQFYPQANAIIESLPHDRVTYDQGVDRHILDMIQQSNQISGGTKRGSNMSEGAMGGGPGVPPPPPPPPPPMPGPGAPMAARPRLPPTSSLEPPAAIQVAMMGQSKDKKPFTYTPGGIDLSQIKSPRMARRICRNAANEGICGPPPPPTNGQQQGPPPPPMMPPQVAVQVLPPPPPAMPQNRPPPAPQQVRPPMPPSSPQQVRPPPPPQQMQQVRPPPPQQPPRPLAELIKASLPPQSPPSPQPQMQQRPPPMPQVVRAAPAPAPPPPPPQTSQSPIPQQMRSEPVRASPTPTQLHQPPAGTLYIPVVMQQQPQPMQHPPQVQPASVMLNRTQQCMPWMNSASPSPQSPVPMWSPPVTQPSSRIIPIQVEGRNSPMSPPASKPQANIRVIPIQIEGRSAASPPAANPGVQSPRAGGGHGWASPAPDNPTQSRSFRVLQRITSYDEIEGEPQAAPVTQTGPPPPAPISQMRKLQLSNDDRALMDRFKAQEMKNGFTTGSKPIGRSKEDVYDNTYEFVDVDSSLHTEADPRYRGAAIPSRAFKMLQTMTGPDGNGASASEDYVQVQRAPVQQARVTSELYVPPSEQSAQPEPRKYTGSAIPSRSFKMLQAMTGTNQDENGLAYSEVPAEAMYYPNQSPCPSPYSWYYPPEGSSGDPVWDSYMYAYYQTYGQYPPGYYYPSGYESEEFSGYSSTEEMGYYDPNQAAYYAAQQESQDESENQAASTTDQDQNSSEDSEDSETEVEESDEEEEESVEPKRLSSGAIQAIKSVTDVRVIGTDDDESEIDEEEPPNNQEPNLQLGSKQLSVIYEESEQSDAESVRRMRCGWKSSKSCTETESSDGETEDEYPNTSAKEEEEDESTEEESDEKVTTAKSVSPSESRTTVVKVESDEEEEEEEEEEEEEEEEEEEESEEEATPKKQTIEVKEDSDEEEEEDGEEDKPAAKQESSSEEESDEEDEPPVKKPVEAEEESSDEECDRRLKNSSTVVEISKADSMEIKQESDSEEEDSDDEANATVTVRLPLRIKISPSSTNCGPVATLTVGNSEQVQSSEAKAAAKVEEWMQRSESNASIGSSPEVSICLSLPLKRTPAPPPENEDSHWEDDSSSTSIQTVRHRRNSSVPSVATTHQVDSDREESEPSSPPIHQNKEEPPKVPIKPQRSTSSVCEKKCKRNKRRSSTEDDSGVTDLSRQISDSESEVGLDLMLACQRAATHSRLFKLLQDAGVCSDDEEDDDAEEGSGEQPAESKDVIVPVTKPDVKPKRDTLRLPLQAEMCDSSSLSSSEITSPASPTVAAKLVRELAKELSKKKGKKSKTNRIHATALRIMKEEDNDPYDTGTTGSSASSDSGGARPSPLQTQQPPLMMPQYYPAYPPHMYGPHYYDYVDYYNSWGMMDPREYAAIPARAYRVLSQPGVNPMDAQFAKCPRIRPFVQSPLMVPNQSSPTPNSQANTSCNSAS, translated from the exons ATGGCCACACGGACGGCCGTTGTGACCAACAAGCCAAACACGGCCGACCTGGCCGACAAGAACAAAAGGCTGGCGTACAACATGTACCGAGGCATGCTTACGCAGTTCTACCCGCAGGCCAACGCCATCATCGAGTCTTTACCCCACGACAGGGTCACCTACGATCAGGGGGTGGACAGACACATCCTTGATATGAT ACAACAATCGAATCAAATATCTGGTGGGACCAAGCGAGGGTCCAACATGTCAG AAGGTGCAATGGGTGGGGGACCTGGAGTGCCACCGCCTCCACCGCCCCCACCACCCCCAATGCCGGGTCCAGGAGCACCGATGGCAGCCAGACCCAGg CTGCCGCCTACCAGCTCCCTGGAGCCGCCGGCGGCCATCCAAGTGGCCATGATGGGCCAGAGCAAAGACAAAAAGCCGTTCACGTACACGCCAGGTGGCATCGACCTGTCGCAGATCAAAAGCCCCCGCATGGCCCGCCGCATATGCCGCAACGCCGCCAATGAGGGCATCTGCgggccgccaccgccgccgaccAACGGCCAGCAGCAGGgtccgccgcccccgccgatGATGCCTCCTCAGGTCGCGGTGCAAGTGCTGCCCCCGCCGCCTCCTGCGATGCCGCAGAACAGACCACCGCCGGCGCCACAACAGGTGCGGCCTCCGATGCCCCCGTCATCGCCGCAGCAGGTGCGTCCGCCCCCGCCACCCCAGCAGATGCAGCAGGTGCGtcctccgccgccgcagcagccccCGCGGCCCCTGGCAGAGTTGATTAAGGCCTCGCTGCCCCCGCAGTCGCCGCCCTCGCCGCAGCCTCAAATGCAACAGCGGCCACCTCCGATGCCACAGGTGGTGCGTGCCGCTCCCGCTCCTGCACCACCTCCGCCGCCCCCACAAACTTCTCAGTCTCCTATCCCTCAACAG ATGCGAAGTGAGCCTGTTCGCGCTTCCCCGACTCCAACGCAATTGCATCAGCCGCCTGCAGGCACCCTTTACATCCCAGTGGTGATGCAGCAACAGCCGCAGCCTATGCAGCATCCGCCTCAGGTGCAGCCAGCCTCAGTGATGCTGAACCGAACGCAGCAGTGCATGCCCTGGATGAATTCTGCCTCGCCCTCGCCCCAGTCTCCGGTGCCCATGTGGTCTCCTCCGGTGACCCAGCCTAGTAGCAGAATCATCCCCATTCAAGTGGAGGGTCGCAACTCGCCGATGAGCCCTCCAGCCAGCAAACCGCAGGCTAACATCAGGGTCATACCCATCCAGATCGAAGGCAGATCCGCCGCCAGTCCTCCAGCAGCAAA CCCCGGAGTGCAGTCTCCAAGGGCTGGTGGTGGTCACGGTTGGGCATCCCCTGCTCCAGATAATCCAACACAGTCTCGCTCATTCAGGGTGCTCCAGCGAATCACCTCCTACGACGAGATCGAGGGCGAGCCCCAAGCGGCGCCGGTCACCCAAACAGGGCCGCCCCCACCTGCCCCGATATCACAGATGCGGAAGCTGCAGCTCTCCAACGATGATAGGGCGCTGATGGACCGCTTTAAGGCACAAG aaatgaaaaatggcttCACAACCGGGAGCAAACCAATTGGAAGGAGCAAGGAAGATGTTTACGATAATACATATGAATTTG TCGACGTAGACTCTTCTTTGCACACAGAAGCTGACCCAAGATATCGCGGCGCAGCTATTCCGTCCAGGGCTTTCAAAATGCTGCAAACAATGACTGGTCCCGACGGAAACGGCGCCTCCGCCAGTGAAGACTATG TGCAAGTGCAAAGAGCACCAGTGCAACAGGCGAGAGTGACGTCAGAGCTCTATGTGCCTCCTTCAGAGCAGAGCGCTCAGCCTGAGCCTCGCAAGTATACTGGCAGTGCTATCCCCTCGCGGTCTTTCAAGATGCTCCAAGCCATGACAGGAACGAATCAAGATGAAA acgGCCTGGCTTATAGCGAAGTACCTGCTGAGGCTATGTATTATCCAAACCAATCCCCATGTCCTTCTCCCTATTCGTGGTATTACCCTCCAGAGGGAAGCTCAGGCGACCCTGTCTGGGATTCTTACATGTACGCTTATTACCAAACTTACGGCCAGTATCCTCCAGGATACTATTACCCAAGCGGGTATGAGTCTGAAGAATTTTCGGGCTACTCATCCACAGAGGAAATGGGCTATTACGACCCAAATCAGGCGGCGTATTATGCTGCACAGCAAGAGTCGCAAGACGAATCAGAAAATCAAGCAGCATCGACGACCGATCAAGACCAAAATTCTTCTGAAGATAGCGAGGATTCTGAAACAGAGGTAGAGGAAAGcgacgaggaggaggaggagagtgTTGAGCCGAAGCGATTGAGCAGTGGAGCAATCCAAGCCATTAAATCCGTGACTGATGTCAGGGTTATTGGAACCGACGACGACGAAAGTGAAATCGATGAAGAAGAGCCGCCGAATAATCAAGAGCCTAACCTCCAGCTGGGAAGCAAGCAGCTCAGTGTAATTTATGAAGAAAGTGAGCAGTCTGACGCAGAGAGTGTGAGAAGGATGAGATGCGGATGGAAGTCAAGCAAGTCTTGCACAGAAACCGAATCTAGCGATGGGGAAACCGAGGACGAGTACCCAAACACCAGCGCCaaggaggaagaggaggacGAAAGCACAGAAGAGGAATCAGATGAAAAGGTCACCACGGCGAAAAGTGTCTCACCAAGTGAGTCGAGGACAACAGTTGTAAAGGTAGAGAGTGACgaagaggaagaggaggaggaggaggaggaagaagaagaagaagaagaggaggaggaagaatcAGAGGAAGAAGCCACCCCCAAGAAGCAAACTATAGAAGTAAAAGAAGATTCTGatgaggaagaggaggaggatgGAGAGGAGGACAAGCCTGCTGCAAAACAGGAATCCAGCTCTGAGGAAGAATCAGACGAGGAAGATGAACCACCAGTTAAAAAACCAGTGGAAGCAGAAGAAGAATCTAGTGATGAAGAATGTGATAGGCggttgaaaaattcatcaaccgtcgttgaaatttccaaagcaGACTCGATGGAGATAAAGCAAGAGTCTGATTCCGAAGAAGAAGACAGCGACGATGAAGCAAACGCCACCGTTACTGTCCGTCTGCCACTAAGGATAAAAATTAGCCCAAGCAGCACTAATTGCGGTCCCGTGGCCACTCTAACCGTCGGAAACAGCGAGCAGGTGCAGAGCTCCGAGGCAAAGGCCGCAGCCAAGGTGGAGGAGTGGATGCAAAGAAGCGAGTCTAACGCCAGCATTGGGAGCAGTCCGGAAGTGTCCATCTGTCTGTCTCTGCCACTGAAAAGGACGCCTGCCCCACCTCCTGAAAACGAGGACAGCCACTGGGAGGACGACTCGAGCAGTACAAGCATCCAGACTGTGAGGCACAGGCGCAACAGCAGCGTCCCTAGCGTCGCCACGACGCACCAGGTGGACAGTGACCGTGAGGAAAGTGAGCCGTCGAGTCCGCCAATCCATCAGAACAAAGAGGAGCCTCCCAAGGTTCCCATAAAACCGCAGAGGAGCACCAGCTCTGTCTGCGAGAAGAAGTGCAAACGGAACAAAAGACGCAGCTCGACAGAGGACGACTCCGGTGTCACTGACCTGAGCCGCCAAATCTCGGACAGCGAGTCCGAAGTGGGACTGGATCTCATGCTGGCATGTCAGCGTGCTGCCACGCATTCGCGCCTGTTCAAGCTGCTGCAAGATGCTGGCGTCTGCAGCGACGACGAAGAGGACGACGATGCAGAAGAGGGCAGCGGCGAACAGCCGGCCGAGTCCAAGGACGTAATCGTGCCGGTGACCAAGCCGGACGTCAAGCCCAAACGGGACACCTTGCGACTACCTCTGCAGGCCGAAATGTGCGACAGCAGCAGCCTCAGCAGTTCAGAAATCACCTCGCCTGCGTCTCCAACGGTGGCAGCCAAACTGGTGCGTGAGCTCGCGAAGGAATTGTCAAAGAAAAAGGGCAAGAAGAGTAAGACGAACCGCATCCACGCAACAGCTCTTCGGATCATGAAGGAGGAGGACAACGATCCTTACGACACGGGAACCACCGGAAGCTCGGCCTCCTCGGACAGCGGAGGCGCCAGACCGTCGCCTTTGCAGACTCAGCAGCCACCGCTCATGATGCCGCAGTACTACCCTGCTTACCCTCCGCACATGTACGGACCCCACTATTACGATTACGTTGATTATTACAATTCTTGGGGCATGATGGACCCCAGAGAGTACGCCGCCATTCCTGCCAGGGCATACAGGGTTCTGTCGCAGCCTGGTGTCAATCCTATGGACGCGCAGTTCGCCAAGTGTCCGCGGATACGGCCGTTCGTCCAGTCGCCCCTTATGGTCCCAAACCAATCCTCTCCCACGCCTAATTCGCAGGCCAACACTTCTTGTAATTCAGCCTCGTGA
- the LOC135944997 gene encoding nucleolar protein dao-5-like isoform X3, translating into MATRTAVVTNKPNTADLADKNKRLAYNMYRGMLTQFYPQANAIIESLPHDRVTYDQGVDRHILDMIQQSNQISGGTKRGSNMSEGAMGGGPGVPPPPPPPPPPMPGPGAPMAARPRLPPTSSLEPPAAIQVAMMGQSKDKKPFTYTPGGIDLSQIKSPRMARRICRNAANEGICGPPPPPTNGQQQGPPPPPMMPPQVAVQVLPPPPPAMPQNRPPPAPQQVRPPMPPSSPQQVRPPPPPQQMQQVRPPPPQQPPRPLAELIKASLPPQSPPSPQPQMQQRPPPMPQVVRAAPAPAPPPPPPQTSQSPIPQQMRSEPVRASPTPTQLHQPPAGTLYIPVVMQQQPQPMQHPPQVQPASVMLNRTQQCMPWMNSASPSPQSPVPMWSPPVTQPSSRIIPIQVEGRNSPMSPPASKPQANIRVIPIQIEGRSAASPPAANPGVQSPRAGGGHGWASPAPDNPTQSRSFRVLQRITSYDEIEGEPQAAPVTQTGPPPPAPISQMRKLQLSNDDRALMDRFKAQVDVDSSLHTEADPRYRGAAIPSRAFKMLQTMTGPDGNGASASEDYVQVQRAPVQQARVTSELYVPPSEQSAQPEPRKYTGSAIPSRSFKMLQAMTGTNQDENGLAYSEVPAEAMYYPNQSPCPSPYSWYYPPEGSSGDPVWDSYMYAYYQTYGQYPPGYYYPSGYESEEFSGYSSTEEMGYYDPNQAAYYAAQQESQDESENQAASTTDQDQNSSEDSEDSETEVEESDEEEEESVEPKRLSSGAIQAIKSVTDVRVIGTDDDESEIDEEEPPNNQEPNLQLGSKQLSVIYEESEQSDAESVRRMRCGWKSSKSCTETESSDGETEDEYPNTSAKEEEEDESTEEESDEKVTTAKSVSPSESRTTVVKVESDEEEEEEEEEEEEEEEEEEEESEEEATPKKQTIEVKEDSDEEEEEDGEEDKPAAKQESSSEEESDEEDEPPVKKPVEAEEESSDEECDRRLKNSSTVVEISKADSMEIKQESDSEEEDSDDEANATVTVRLPLRIKISPSSTNCGPVATLTVGNSEQVQSSEAKAAAKVEEWMQRSESNASIGSSPEVSICLSLPLKRTPAPPPENEDSHWEDDSSSTSIQTVRHRRNSSVPSVATTHQVDSDREESEPSSPPIHQNKEEPPKVPIKPQRSTSSVCEKKCKRNKRRSSTEDDSGVTDLSRQISDSESEVGLDLMLACQRAATHSRLFKLLQDAGVCSDDEEDDDAEEGSGEQPAESKDVIVPVTKPDVKPKRDTLRLPLQAEMCDSSSLSSSEITSPASPTVAAKLVRELAKELSKKKGKKSKTNRIHATALRIMKEEDNDPYDTGTTGSSASSDSGGARPSPLQTQQPPLMMPQYYPAYPPHMYGPHYYDYVDYYNSWGMMDPREYAAIPARAYRVLSQPGVNPMDAQFAKCPRIRPFVQSPLMVPNQSSPTPNSQANTSCNSAS; encoded by the exons ATGGCCACACGGACGGCCGTTGTGACCAACAAGCCAAACACGGCCGACCTGGCCGACAAGAACAAAAGGCTGGCGTACAACATGTACCGAGGCATGCTTACGCAGTTCTACCCGCAGGCCAACGCCATCATCGAGTCTTTACCCCACGACAGGGTCACCTACGATCAGGGGGTGGACAGACACATCCTTGATATGAT ACAACAATCGAATCAAATATCTGGTGGGACCAAGCGAGGGTCCAACATGTCAG AAGGTGCAATGGGTGGGGGACCTGGAGTGCCACCGCCTCCACCGCCCCCACCACCCCCAATGCCGGGTCCAGGAGCACCGATGGCAGCCAGACCCAGg CTGCCGCCTACCAGCTCCCTGGAGCCGCCGGCGGCCATCCAAGTGGCCATGATGGGCCAGAGCAAAGACAAAAAGCCGTTCACGTACACGCCAGGTGGCATCGACCTGTCGCAGATCAAAAGCCCCCGCATGGCCCGCCGCATATGCCGCAACGCCGCCAATGAGGGCATCTGCgggccgccaccgccgccgaccAACGGCCAGCAGCAGGgtccgccgcccccgccgatGATGCCTCCTCAGGTCGCGGTGCAAGTGCTGCCCCCGCCGCCTCCTGCGATGCCGCAGAACAGACCACCGCCGGCGCCACAACAGGTGCGGCCTCCGATGCCCCCGTCATCGCCGCAGCAGGTGCGTCCGCCCCCGCCACCCCAGCAGATGCAGCAGGTGCGtcctccgccgccgcagcagccccCGCGGCCCCTGGCAGAGTTGATTAAGGCCTCGCTGCCCCCGCAGTCGCCGCCCTCGCCGCAGCCTCAAATGCAACAGCGGCCACCTCCGATGCCACAGGTGGTGCGTGCCGCTCCCGCTCCTGCACCACCTCCGCCGCCCCCACAAACTTCTCAGTCTCCTATCCCTCAACAG ATGCGAAGTGAGCCTGTTCGCGCTTCCCCGACTCCAACGCAATTGCATCAGCCGCCTGCAGGCACCCTTTACATCCCAGTGGTGATGCAGCAACAGCCGCAGCCTATGCAGCATCCGCCTCAGGTGCAGCCAGCCTCAGTGATGCTGAACCGAACGCAGCAGTGCATGCCCTGGATGAATTCTGCCTCGCCCTCGCCCCAGTCTCCGGTGCCCATGTGGTCTCCTCCGGTGACCCAGCCTAGTAGCAGAATCATCCCCATTCAAGTGGAGGGTCGCAACTCGCCGATGAGCCCTCCAGCCAGCAAACCGCAGGCTAACATCAGGGTCATACCCATCCAGATCGAAGGCAGATCCGCCGCCAGTCCTCCAGCAGCAAA CCCCGGAGTGCAGTCTCCAAGGGCTGGTGGTGGTCACGGTTGGGCATCCCCTGCTCCAGATAATCCAACACAGTCTCGCTCATTCAGGGTGCTCCAGCGAATCACCTCCTACGACGAGATCGAGGGCGAGCCCCAAGCGGCGCCGGTCACCCAAACAGGGCCGCCCCCACCTGCCCCGATATCACAGATGCGGAAGCTGCAGCTCTCCAACGATGATAGGGCGCTGATGGACCGCTTTAAGGCACAAG TCGACGTAGACTCTTCTTTGCACACAGAAGCTGACCCAAGATATCGCGGCGCAGCTATTCCGTCCAGGGCTTTCAAAATGCTGCAAACAATGACTGGTCCCGACGGAAACGGCGCCTCCGCCAGTGAAGACTATG TGCAAGTGCAAAGAGCACCAGTGCAACAGGCGAGAGTGACGTCAGAGCTCTATGTGCCTCCTTCAGAGCAGAGCGCTCAGCCTGAGCCTCGCAAGTATACTGGCAGTGCTATCCCCTCGCGGTCTTTCAAGATGCTCCAAGCCATGACAGGAACGAATCAAGATGAAA acgGCCTGGCTTATAGCGAAGTACCTGCTGAGGCTATGTATTATCCAAACCAATCCCCATGTCCTTCTCCCTATTCGTGGTATTACCCTCCAGAGGGAAGCTCAGGCGACCCTGTCTGGGATTCTTACATGTACGCTTATTACCAAACTTACGGCCAGTATCCTCCAGGATACTATTACCCAAGCGGGTATGAGTCTGAAGAATTTTCGGGCTACTCATCCACAGAGGAAATGGGCTATTACGACCCAAATCAGGCGGCGTATTATGCTGCACAGCAAGAGTCGCAAGACGAATCAGAAAATCAAGCAGCATCGACGACCGATCAAGACCAAAATTCTTCTGAAGATAGCGAGGATTCTGAAACAGAGGTAGAGGAAAGcgacgaggaggaggaggagagtgTTGAGCCGAAGCGATTGAGCAGTGGAGCAATCCAAGCCATTAAATCCGTGACTGATGTCAGGGTTATTGGAACCGACGACGACGAAAGTGAAATCGATGAAGAAGAGCCGCCGAATAATCAAGAGCCTAACCTCCAGCTGGGAAGCAAGCAGCTCAGTGTAATTTATGAAGAAAGTGAGCAGTCTGACGCAGAGAGTGTGAGAAGGATGAGATGCGGATGGAAGTCAAGCAAGTCTTGCACAGAAACCGAATCTAGCGATGGGGAAACCGAGGACGAGTACCCAAACACCAGCGCCaaggaggaagaggaggacGAAAGCACAGAAGAGGAATCAGATGAAAAGGTCACCACGGCGAAAAGTGTCTCACCAAGTGAGTCGAGGACAACAGTTGTAAAGGTAGAGAGTGACgaagaggaagaggaggaggaggaggaggaagaagaagaagaagaagaggaggaggaagaatcAGAGGAAGAAGCCACCCCCAAGAAGCAAACTATAGAAGTAAAAGAAGATTCTGatgaggaagaggaggaggatgGAGAGGAGGACAAGCCTGCTGCAAAACAGGAATCCAGCTCTGAGGAAGAATCAGACGAGGAAGATGAACCACCAGTTAAAAAACCAGTGGAAGCAGAAGAAGAATCTAGTGATGAAGAATGTGATAGGCggttgaaaaattcatcaaccgtcgttgaaatttccaaagcaGACTCGATGGAGATAAAGCAAGAGTCTGATTCCGAAGAAGAAGACAGCGACGATGAAGCAAACGCCACCGTTACTGTCCGTCTGCCACTAAGGATAAAAATTAGCCCAAGCAGCACTAATTGCGGTCCCGTGGCCACTCTAACCGTCGGAAACAGCGAGCAGGTGCAGAGCTCCGAGGCAAAGGCCGCAGCCAAGGTGGAGGAGTGGATGCAAAGAAGCGAGTCTAACGCCAGCATTGGGAGCAGTCCGGAAGTGTCCATCTGTCTGTCTCTGCCACTGAAAAGGACGCCTGCCCCACCTCCTGAAAACGAGGACAGCCACTGGGAGGACGACTCGAGCAGTACAAGCATCCAGACTGTGAGGCACAGGCGCAACAGCAGCGTCCCTAGCGTCGCCACGACGCACCAGGTGGACAGTGACCGTGAGGAAAGTGAGCCGTCGAGTCCGCCAATCCATCAGAACAAAGAGGAGCCTCCCAAGGTTCCCATAAAACCGCAGAGGAGCACCAGCTCTGTCTGCGAGAAGAAGTGCAAACGGAACAAAAGACGCAGCTCGACAGAGGACGACTCCGGTGTCACTGACCTGAGCCGCCAAATCTCGGACAGCGAGTCCGAAGTGGGACTGGATCTCATGCTGGCATGTCAGCGTGCTGCCACGCATTCGCGCCTGTTCAAGCTGCTGCAAGATGCTGGCGTCTGCAGCGACGACGAAGAGGACGACGATGCAGAAGAGGGCAGCGGCGAACAGCCGGCCGAGTCCAAGGACGTAATCGTGCCGGTGACCAAGCCGGACGTCAAGCCCAAACGGGACACCTTGCGACTACCTCTGCAGGCCGAAATGTGCGACAGCAGCAGCCTCAGCAGTTCAGAAATCACCTCGCCTGCGTCTCCAACGGTGGCAGCCAAACTGGTGCGTGAGCTCGCGAAGGAATTGTCAAAGAAAAAGGGCAAGAAGAGTAAGACGAACCGCATCCACGCAACAGCTCTTCGGATCATGAAGGAGGAGGACAACGATCCTTACGACACGGGAACCACCGGAAGCTCGGCCTCCTCGGACAGCGGAGGCGCCAGACCGTCGCCTTTGCAGACTCAGCAGCCACCGCTCATGATGCCGCAGTACTACCCTGCTTACCCTCCGCACATGTACGGACCCCACTATTACGATTACGTTGATTATTACAATTCTTGGGGCATGATGGACCCCAGAGAGTACGCCGCCATTCCTGCCAGGGCATACAGGGTTCTGTCGCAGCCTGGTGTCAATCCTATGGACGCGCAGTTCGCCAAGTGTCCGCGGATACGGCCGTTCGTCCAGTCGCCCCTTATGGTCCCAAACCAATCCTCTCCCACGCCTAATTCGCAGGCCAACACTTCTTGTAATTCAGCCTCGTGA